A stretch of Spirosoma oryzicola DNA encodes these proteins:
- a CDS encoding RagB/SusD family nutrient uptake outer membrane protein, with the protein MTYTLKSLIGGMLLGATLISCNHDFLNTQPVDKVSGSAVWSDASLSEAFVTDVYNGLRDGILDQMSFDCQTDNALYSFGKQDVNEANVSPSNLGTVKNTMEWNAMYQRIRAANIALANLANPKFDNSNGVANRMKGEMYFLRGYYHNQLLRYYGGIPILKTAYTLSEADFNIPRNTYEECVNAIVSDLDSASILLKGRTMAAGRATMGAAMALKARVLLYAASDLHDIPTAKAKSSVIASASNPELLGYVSGDRTARWKKAQEAAKAVMDLNMYGYKLNLSAPVTAAEGQQNYLNLSISRNGGEADGIFLKYYIRPSFDDWGSWYPRNNMPNGYHGWTSSQPTQQLVDSYEMMDGTKFDWKNPTHAAAPYENRDPRFYQSILYDGAQWKPRTPDGAGIDPAGQIQMGFYETGTGGGTVTPFAGLDTRNSTIENWNGTWTGYGIRRFMDPDPTLVDMSIRQEVPSIQIRYTEVVLNYAEACMALGQDAEAKKWINAVRFRAGMPAMTETGSALMTRYQNERNVEMLFEDQRFYDVRRWMIAPTALGSQAKIIVVTGKLKSGKTVSTYKYSKDNYTYSYSVQDLGVGKENRKWNDKLYFLPISRDEVNRNSKLIQNPGY; encoded by the coding sequence ATGACTTATACACTAAAAAGTCTGATTGGGGGAATGCTGCTGGGGGCGACGCTGATCAGCTGTAACCATGACTTCCTGAACACGCAGCCTGTCGATAAAGTATCGGGTAGTGCCGTTTGGTCAGATGCCTCTTTGTCGGAAGCGTTTGTTACAGATGTCTATAACGGTTTGCGGGATGGTATTCTGGATCAGATGAGCTTCGATTGCCAGACTGACAACGCCCTGTACAGTTTCGGTAAGCAGGACGTAAACGAAGCCAACGTGAGTCCGTCAAACCTGGGAACTGTCAAAAACACGATGGAATGGAACGCGATGTACCAGCGTATCCGGGCCGCTAACATTGCTCTGGCTAATCTGGCTAATCCTAAGTTTGATAACTCGAACGGTGTTGCCAATCGGATGAAAGGCGAGATGTACTTTCTGCGCGGCTATTATCACAACCAGCTGCTCCGTTATTACGGCGGTATTCCGATTCTTAAAACGGCATACACGTTGAGCGAAGCGGATTTCAACATTCCTCGGAATACGTATGAAGAATGCGTCAACGCTATTGTTAGTGACTTGGATTCAGCGAGTATTTTGCTGAAAGGCAGAACAATGGCAGCTGGTCGGGCTACGATGGGTGCGGCTATGGCGCTGAAAGCCCGCGTACTGCTTTACGCAGCCAGTGATCTGCACGACATCCCAACGGCTAAAGCGAAATCGAGCGTGATCGCCAGTGCTTCTAATCCTGAGCTGCTCGGTTACGTTAGTGGTGACCGGACGGCCCGCTGGAAGAAAGCGCAGGAGGCTGCGAAAGCGGTGATGGATCTGAATATGTACGGCTACAAGCTGAACCTGTCGGCCCCTGTTACGGCAGCCGAAGGCCAGCAGAACTACCTCAATTTATCGATCTCCCGCAATGGGGGCGAAGCAGATGGTATTTTCCTGAAATATTACATCCGCCCTTCGTTCGACGATTGGGGTTCCTGGTACCCGCGTAACAACATGCCTAACGGTTACCACGGTTGGACATCCAGCCAGCCAACGCAGCAGCTCGTTGATAGCTATGAAATGATGGACGGTACAAAGTTCGATTGGAAGAACCCAACGCACGCGGCTGCTCCGTACGAAAACCGCGATCCTCGTTTCTACCAGTCGATTCTGTACGACGGTGCGCAGTGGAAACCTCGTACGCCCGATGGCGCTGGTATCGATCCGGCTGGTCAGATTCAGATGGGCTTCTACGAAACCGGAACGGGCGGTGGAACGGTAACGCCGTTTGCCGGACTGGACACACGGAACAGTACCATCGAAAACTGGAACGGTACCTGGACAGGTTACGGTATTCGTCGGTTCATGGACCCCGATCCAACGCTGGTGGACATGAGCATTCGTCAGGAAGTTCCATCGATTCAGATCCGCTATACCGAAGTCGTGCTGAACTACGCCGAAGCCTGTATGGCACTCGGTCAGGACGCGGAAGCCAAGAAATGGATCAATGCCGTTCGGTTCCGGGCGGGTATGCCAGCGATGACCGAAACGGGTTCCGCCCTGATGACCCGCTACCAGAACGAACGCAATGTGGAAATGCTCTTTGAAGATCAGCGTTTCTATGACGTTCGTCGCTGGATGATTGCTCCAACCGCGTTGGGTAGTCAGGCCAAGATCATAGTAGTCACGGGTAAACTCAAGTCGGGCAAGACGGTTTCGACGTACAAATACAGTAAAGACAACTATACGTATTCGTACAGCGTACAGGACCTGGGTGTCGGTAAAGAGAACCGGAAGTGGAACGATAAATTGTACTTCCTGCCTATTAGCCGGGATGAGGTCAACCGGAACAGCAAGTTGATTCAGAACCCTGGTTATTAA
- a CDS encoding 3'-5' exonuclease yields MPQAISWKRRLKNFLFIDLKTVAGEPSLLSVDSRLQRQWEEKSRHFKSEEELSAAGWYDRRAASYAEFGKIICIGVGGLFFDEEDKPHLKVKLLSSDDEATILQEFLTIVNRYPPGELTFCAHNGKEFDYPFLSRRLMINGLPLPPALQISGKKPWEILHKDTLEHWQFGDKRHFAPLDLLAAVLNIPTRPLE; encoded by the coding sequence ATGCCCCAAGCCATCTCCTGGAAACGACGACTCAAAAACTTTTTATTTATTGACCTCAAAACGGTGGCTGGCGAGCCATCATTGCTGTCAGTAGATTCCCGATTACAGCGTCAGTGGGAAGAGAAAAGCCGTCATTTCAAGAGTGAAGAAGAACTATCCGCAGCTGGCTGGTACGACCGGCGAGCCGCTTCCTACGCCGAGTTTGGCAAAATAATCTGCATTGGCGTCGGGGGTTTGTTTTTTGATGAAGAGGACAAGCCACACCTGAAAGTCAAATTGTTGAGCAGCGATGATGAGGCTACCATTCTACAGGAGTTTTTAACCATCGTCAATCGATACCCACCCGGTGAGTTGACCTTTTGCGCGCACAACGGTAAGGAGTTTGATTACCCTTTTCTAAGTCGTCGCCTGATGATCAATGGTTTGCCACTACCACCCGCCTTGCAGATTTCGGGTAAAAAACCGTGGGAAATCCTGCACAAAGATACCCTGGAACACTGGCAGTTTGGCGACAAACGGCATTTTGCTCCGCTCGATCTGCTGGCCGCTGTCTTGAATATACCGACCCGCCCACTCGAATGA
- a CDS encoding TonB-dependent receptor translates to MYEKNIGTKQKALRINLDRRIYGSFAEIGAGQETAAMFFKAGGSSGTIAKTMSAYDMTFSDSIYGVEESGRYVVESRLVKMLSKEFSLLEKRLAEKRGADTTFFAFANTVVALNYQKTNDAHGWIGCRFQLTPQGGYNDVIIHVRMLDNENILQQQALGVIGVNLIYGCYYYAKSPETLVLSLMDDLAPERIQIDMIRFSGPDFADVDNRLMTLHLVKNGFTDAALFGPDGQVLQPSEALYKKHILVMRGRLRPVTNVQMDMIENGLKQFKAESDVDENRVVSMAELTLHNLKANEQGIDEKDFLDRVDILCSMGQTVMISNYLEYYKLVAYLARLTRLKIGLIVGIPNLEYIFEEGHYEFLPGGILESFATLFSRKVKLFVYPTLRDGKIYTCNEFQLPPTLEPLFHYLFRNDKIEDIRDYNEQNLHISTDQVLEMIQTGEDGWEQMVPERVAKQIKDNCLFGYPCEVEYIPIGQQVRQQQQEEQVAGS, encoded by the coding sequence ATGTACGAAAAAAATATAGGCACAAAACAAAAAGCATTACGAATCAACCTGGACCGCCGTATTTACGGGTCTTTTGCGGAGATTGGGGCAGGTCAGGAGACGGCGGCCATGTTTTTTAAGGCTGGTGGTTCGTCGGGGACAATTGCCAAAACAATGTCGGCTTACGATATGACCTTCAGTGACTCAATATATGGCGTCGAAGAAAGCGGCCGCTATGTTGTTGAATCACGGCTGGTCAAAATGCTTAGTAAAGAATTCAGCCTTTTAGAAAAACGATTAGCTGAAAAACGTGGTGCCGATACCACGTTTTTTGCGTTTGCCAACACGGTAGTTGCCCTGAACTACCAGAAAACAAACGATGCGCACGGTTGGATTGGCTGCCGGTTTCAGCTAACGCCCCAGGGGGGCTACAACGATGTGATCATTCACGTCAGAATGCTGGATAACGAAAACATCCTGCAACAGCAGGCATTGGGTGTAATCGGGGTCAACCTGATCTACGGGTGTTACTATTACGCTAAGTCGCCCGAGACGCTTGTCCTGTCGCTCATGGATGATCTCGCTCCTGAGCGCATTCAAATCGATATGATCCGGTTTAGCGGTCCCGATTTTGCGGATGTTGACAATCGGCTTATGACCTTGCATCTGGTAAAAAACGGATTTACGGACGCTGCGCTGTTTGGCCCTGATGGACAGGTATTGCAGCCCTCGGAAGCGCTTTACAAAAAGCATATTCTGGTGATGCGAGGACGTTTGCGACCCGTTACAAACGTTCAGATGGACATGATTGAGAATGGGTTGAAGCAGTTCAAAGCTGAGTCCGATGTTGACGAAAATCGTGTGGTATCGATGGCGGAGCTGACGCTTCACAATCTGAAAGCTAACGAGCAGGGTATCGACGAAAAAGACTTTCTGGACCGGGTAGATATTCTGTGTTCGATGGGTCAGACGGTAATGATCTCCAATTATTTAGAATATTACAAACTAGTCGCCTATTTAGCTCGTCTCACGCGGTTAAAAATTGGTCTTATCGTTGGTATCCCGAATCTGGAATACATTTTTGAAGAAGGACACTACGAGTTTCTGCCGGGGGGGATTCTGGAGTCTTTCGCTACGCTATTCAGCCGGAAGGTCAAGCTGTTTGTTTATCCAACCCTGCGGGATGGCAAAATATATACTTGCAATGAGTTTCAGTTGCCGCCAACGCTAGAGCCGCTGTTCCACTATTTGTTCCGCAACGACAAAATCGAGGACATCCGCGATTATAACGAGCAGAACCTGCATATCTCGACCGATCAGGTATTAGAAATGATACAGACTGGCGAGGATGGATGGGAGCAAATGGTACCAGAACGCGTCGCCAAGCAGATTAAGGACAATTGCTTGTTTGGTTACCCTTGCGAGGTAGAGTACATTCCTATTGGTCAGCAAGTTCGGCAACAGCAGCAGGAAGAACAGGTTGCAGGCAGTTAA
- the lipB gene encoding lipoyl(octanoyl) transferase LipB, translating to MNSRINKQVEVRELGLVDYQTAWDEQERLFATIVNQKLLNRSLPVDEQQRTPNYLLFCEHPHVYTLGTSGHEDNLLVDEKRLTEELGATFFKIRRGGDITYHGPGQLVGYPILDLDNFFTDIHRYMRLLEESIILTLADYGLSAGRIDGLTGVWLDFDGGANPRKICAMGVKASRWVTMHGFALNVNTDLRYFGHIVPCGISDKAVTSLATELGYAVPLEDVSRRVRQHMASLFEMNLVETNDAITKVVSTQ from the coding sequence ATGAATAGTCGCATCAATAAGCAAGTTGAGGTTCGGGAATTAGGATTAGTTGATTATCAGACCGCCTGGGATGAGCAGGAACGCCTGTTTGCTACCATCGTCAATCAGAAACTGCTCAACCGATCGCTACCAGTAGACGAGCAGCAACGAACCCCCAACTATCTGTTGTTTTGCGAACACCCTCATGTGTATACGCTCGGCACCAGCGGGCACGAAGACAATCTGCTGGTCGATGAAAAGCGGCTGACCGAAGAACTGGGCGCGACATTCTTTAAGATCCGACGTGGGGGTGACATTACCTACCACGGTCCTGGTCAGTTGGTGGGTTACCCGATCCTGGACCTGGACAATTTCTTCACTGATATTCACCGGTACATGCGTCTGCTGGAAGAATCGATTATTCTGACGCTGGCCGATTACGGATTAAGCGCCGGTCGAATCGACGGACTGACGGGGGTATGGCTCGATTTTGACGGCGGAGCCAATCCCCGCAAGATCTGTGCAATGGGCGTTAAGGCGAGCCGTTGGGTAACGATGCACGGCTTTGCGTTGAATGTCAATACCGATCTACGTTATTTTGGTCATATTGTGCCCTGTGGCATCAGCGATAAAGCCGTTACCTCGCTGGCCACAGAGCTGGGGTACGCGGTACCGCTGGAAGATGTTTCCAGGCGTGTCCGGCAGCACATGGCCAGCTTGTTTGAAATGAATTTGGTCGAGACTAATGATGCAATAACCAAGGTCGTGTCTACCCAATAG
- a CDS encoding YraN family protein: MAQHNETGKQGEAEAVRYLQTNGYEIVARNYRHQHAEIDLIAKKGKLLIFVEVKTRTNLSYGNPETFVSYTKAQLVMKAAEQYIFKHDWLYDVRFDIVAVTMTNAQLQIKHIEDAFC, from the coding sequence ATGGCTCAACACAACGAAACGGGCAAGCAGGGCGAAGCCGAAGCGGTGCGCTATCTGCAAACCAACGGCTATGAAATTGTAGCCCGCAACTACCGTCACCAGCACGCCGAAATTGACCTGATCGCCAAAAAAGGAAAGCTGCTGATCTTCGTAGAAGTGAAAACGCGCACAAATCTAAGCTACGGCAATCCCGAAACGTTTGTTTCCTACACCAAGGCCCAACTGGTCATGAAAGCCGCTGAGCAGTACATCTTCAAACATGATTGGCTATATGATGTTCGTTTCGACATTGTTGCGGTAACGATGACCAATGCCCAGCTACAAATCAAGCACATCGAAGATGCGTTTTGTTGA
- a CDS encoding S41 family peptidase → MTRNFLLLPALLLAFSSALLLTSCKKDTDVNPATNTAGLLANTTTTTTNNGSVNNWILANMRYYYLWNDKILPSPDTTLAPDKFFNSLLYDWNNTANVNRDRFSWIRESADELKASLGGQSKTTGMEYKLYYKDQAKTSIVGSVLYVLPGSPAAAAGIKRGDVFTKVNGQSLMIDTYSSLLASDPLTLSMASVVNGTLTETNQTKQVSPVVFQEDPVLLDTTYTIGGKTIGYIVYNQFIPGIFKNGTADKTYDNKLDNVFSTFKQKGVNELVLDLRYNPGGYVSSSTNLASLIGRNIDASKVFYAQQWNSTVTADYNKKYGSGWNTQNFTNKAANMGANLSRLFVLTTDRTASASELIVNGLRPFMTVTTIGTKTTGKNVGSITISDNSGKIKWGMQPLTFKSANAQGFSDYATGFTPAVEVKEPSFGMKALGDINEALLGEAINQITGTRLSARRGVSAAETLPVVASSIDQKAGGGNMFLERKVESVK, encoded by the coding sequence ATGACACGAAATTTTTTGCTGCTTCCAGCTTTACTACTGGCGTTTTCGAGTGCCCTTTTGCTTACTTCCTGCAAAAAAGATACGGATGTCAATCCAGCCACGAATACCGCTGGTTTGCTGGCTAATACCACAACTACGACGACCAATAACGGTTCCGTAAACAACTGGATTTTGGCGAACATGAGGTACTATTACCTCTGGAATGATAAGATACTGCCTAGTCCCGACACAACCCTGGCGCCCGATAAGTTTTTCAACTCGCTTCTCTACGATTGGAACAATACCGCCAACGTAAACCGGGATCGCTTTTCCTGGATTCGGGAAAGCGCTGACGAACTAAAAGCGTCGCTCGGTGGGCAGTCGAAAACAACGGGTATGGAGTATAAGCTCTATTATAAAGATCAGGCGAAAACCAGTATTGTTGGATCGGTATTGTACGTGTTGCCGGGATCGCCGGCGGCTGCGGCAGGCATCAAGCGCGGAGATGTTTTCACGAAGGTGAACGGACAGTCGTTAATGATTGATACGTACAGCAGTTTATTGGCATCCGACCCGCTGACGTTGAGTATGGCCTCCGTAGTGAACGGTACGCTTACAGAAACTAATCAGACCAAACAGGTATCACCCGTTGTTTTTCAGGAAGATCCCGTGCTGCTTGATACAACCTACACGATTGGCGGCAAAACGATTGGCTACATCGTGTATAACCAGTTCATTCCGGGTATTTTCAAAAACGGGACGGCTGACAAAACTTACGACAACAAGCTCGATAACGTATTTAGTACGTTCAAGCAAAAAGGCGTTAACGAACTTGTTCTGGACCTGCGTTACAATCCCGGTGGCTACGTAAGTTCGTCAACGAATCTGGCCAGTCTGATCGGCAGAAATATTGACGCGTCGAAGGTATTTTATGCGCAGCAGTGGAATAGCACCGTCACGGCCGACTATAACAAGAAATACGGTTCGGGCTGGAATACGCAGAACTTTACCAACAAGGCGGCTAATATGGGTGCTAACCTGAGCCGGTTGTTCGTTCTGACCACCGACCGGACGGCATCAGCGAGTGAGTTAATCGTCAACGGGCTTCGTCCTTTCATGACCGTAACGACTATCGGAACGAAGACCACGGGTAAGAATGTGGGTTCCATTACCATTTCCGACAACAGTGGTAAAATAAAATGGGGTATGCAGCCGCTTACATTTAAATCGGCCAACGCGCAGGGATTCTCGGATTATGCCACTGGTTTTACACCCGCCGTTGAGGTTAAAGAGCCGTCGTTCGGGATGAAGGCGCTTGGTGATATAAACGAAGCACTGTTAGGCGAAGCGATCAATCAGATTACCGGAACTCGTCTGTCCGCCCGTCGTGGCGTTTCAGCGGCAGAAACGTTACCTGTCGTTGCTTCATCGATTGACCAGAAAGCAGGAGGAGGCAATATGTTCTTGGAAAGAAAGGTCGAGTCAGTAAAATAA
- a CDS encoding SusC/RagA family TonB-linked outer membrane protein, with protein sequence MKRWFTNKVSLYFERQSCGKEAGQARGSTVGFLLFFCLLSSVSAFAQTKVSGKVVDSQGLALPGVSILVKGTTTGTVTGTEGDYTLNAPNANSTLVFSYIGYSSQEIPINGRSSINITLASDDKMLSEVVVVGYGEQKKETVTGSVATVKGNDLVKSPAVNLTNSIAGRMPGVIATNRSGEPGYDGSAIRIRGSNTLGNNDALIVIDGVPARAGGIDRLNPADIESISVLKDASAAIYGSRAANGVILVTTKRGKTGKPELSYTFNQGFAQPTVIPKMASAAEYAQLNNEINAYNLPSQYWKPALDAFNTTGTYTRPDNGAVAKAAFTPDEIKKFQDGSDPWKYPNTDWFKDALKTWSPQSRHTLQLNGGGENIKYLVSANYQNQDAYYKNSATGYKQYDFRLNLDAKISKYINLVTGVVGRQENRAFPTVGAGDIFRMLMRGYPNRPAFWPNGLPAPDIENGQQPVLVTTSATGYDKDTRYYLQSNATVNITNPWIAGLKFSGSVALDKYIQQGKRWQTPWYVYSWDYTSYDANKQPILQRVQKGPAQAELNQYTNDQFNSLLSGILTYDRTFAADHAITLLAGITKEQSNSNGFFAFRKYFASTAIDQLFAGGSAEKNSGNSPSQTPLWQRARMSYFGRAAYNYKERYLFEFLGRYDASYMFPESSRWGFFPGVSAGWRISEESFFKKALPVVSNLKLRASWGQLGNDQVYFGNPSVLREYDYLPTYAYGDAVNANWGYVVGNQVAQTLYENGVPNTALTWEVANNANIGLEGSLLNGKIFFEFDVFQNKRSNILWRKSASIPQTTGATLPATNIGKVSNTGYEFNVGYNGQAGDFKYSVSVNGGYAKNTITFWDETPGAPEWQRSTGKPIPTDVNDPNQQNGSLMYQYDGIFSTQADIDANKIDYSGVGASTLRPGDMRLKDIDGNGKIDANDRVRADRNNLPRFQGGLNGNVRWKNFDLTILFQAATGGQIFLQTESGTIGNFLQYSYDNRWTVDNPSTVHPRIVDRSNQYFSNGTTYWLKSTDYIRLKNLELGYTLPSKVGNRIGLSNLRVYVNALNLATFAPAMKGLFDPESAGGNAQYYPQSRIINTGLALSF encoded by the coding sequence ATGAAACGATGGTTTACCAACAAGGTATCTCTTTATTTTGAGAGGCAATCTTGTGGAAAAGAGGCAGGGCAGGCTCGTGGGAGCACTGTTGGTTTCCTGCTCTTTTTTTGCCTTTTAAGCTCGGTTAGTGCATTTGCGCAAACAAAGGTGTCTGGTAAAGTAGTTGATAGTCAAGGATTAGCATTGCCAGGCGTAAGCATTCTCGTAAAAGGTACAACCACAGGTACCGTTACGGGTACGGAGGGGGATTACACGTTGAACGCTCCTAACGCGAATTCAACGCTGGTTTTCTCGTATATCGGGTATAGCTCACAGGAAATACCTATAAATGGTCGGTCATCGATCAACATCACGCTGGCTTCGGACGACAAAATGTTGAGTGAAGTTGTCGTCGTTGGGTATGGTGAGCAGAAGAAAGAAACCGTAACCGGTTCGGTGGCAACGGTGAAAGGGAATGACCTGGTAAAGTCACCAGCGGTAAACCTAACCAACTCCATTGCCGGTCGGATGCCGGGCGTTATTGCCACTAACCGCAGTGGTGAACCGGGGTACGATGGATCGGCTATCCGAATCCGTGGTTCGAACACGCTGGGAAACAACGACGCGCTGATCGTTATCGACGGTGTACCAGCCCGGGCGGGGGGGATTGATCGACTGAATCCAGCCGACATCGAGAGTATTTCAGTCCTAAAAGACGCATCGGCGGCTATTTATGGTTCGCGGGCGGCTAACGGCGTTATTCTGGTAACAACCAAGCGTGGAAAAACGGGTAAGCCTGAACTATCGTATACCTTCAACCAGGGATTCGCGCAGCCTACCGTAATTCCTAAAATGGCGTCGGCGGCTGAGTATGCACAGTTGAACAATGAAATCAACGCTTATAACCTGCCCTCGCAGTACTGGAAGCCAGCGCTTGATGCCTTCAACACAACAGGAACCTACACGCGTCCTGACAACGGTGCAGTAGCGAAAGCGGCTTTTACGCCTGATGAAATCAAGAAGTTTCAGGATGGTTCTGATCCCTGGAAGTACCCCAACACGGATTGGTTCAAGGACGCCCTAAAAACCTGGTCTCCTCAGTCGCGCCACACCTTGCAGCTCAACGGTGGCGGTGAAAACATCAAATACCTGGTTTCGGCCAACTATCAGAATCAGGATGCTTACTATAAAAACTCGGCAACGGGCTACAAGCAGTATGATTTTCGCTTGAACCTGGATGCCAAGATTAGTAAGTATATCAATCTGGTAACGGGCGTTGTTGGTCGTCAGGAAAACCGTGCTTTTCCAACAGTAGGGGCGGGTGATATCTTCCGGATGCTGATGCGGGGCTATCCTAACCGGCCTGCCTTCTGGCCTAACGGCTTGCCTGCTCCCGACATCGAAAACGGTCAGCAGCCTGTACTGGTAACGACGAGCGCGACGGGCTACGATAAAGACACGCGCTACTACCTACAAAGCAACGCTACGGTAAACATCACCAACCCTTGGATCGCCGGTTTGAAATTTAGTGGTAGCGTCGCGCTGGATAAGTACATTCAGCAGGGTAAGCGGTGGCAGACCCCCTGGTACGTGTATAGCTGGGATTATACGTCCTACGACGCGAACAAACAGCCGATTTTGCAACGTGTACAAAAAGGTCCGGCTCAGGCTGAGCTTAACCAGTATACGAACGACCAGTTCAACTCGCTGCTGTCGGGTATCCTGACGTACGACCGTACCTTCGCGGCTGACCACGCCATCACCTTGCTGGCCGGTATCACGAAAGAGCAGTCGAACTCAAACGGCTTCTTCGCCTTCCGGAAATACTTTGCTTCGACGGCTATCGATCAGCTATTTGCGGGTGGTAGCGCCGAGAAAAACTCTGGAAACAGTCCTTCGCAAACCCCACTGTGGCAGCGTGCACGCATGAGCTACTTTGGCCGGGCAGCGTACAACTACAAGGAACGGTACCTGTTTGAATTCCTTGGACGTTACGATGCGTCGTATATGTTCCCTGAGTCTAGCCGGTGGGGCTTCTTCCCCGGTGTATCGGCGGGCTGGCGTATTTCCGAAGAAAGTTTCTTCAAGAAAGCGCTACCCGTGGTTAGCAACCTCAAACTGCGTGCATCATGGGGCCAGTTGGGTAACGACCAGGTATACTTCGGAAATCCATCGGTTCTGCGGGAGTACGATTACCTGCCGACCTATGCTTACGGTGATGCCGTCAATGCCAACTGGGGTTACGTAGTTGGTAACCAAGTCGCGCAAACGCTTTACGAAAATGGCGTACCGAACACGGCACTGACGTGGGAAGTAGCAAACAACGCTAACATAGGTCTGGAAGGATCGCTGCTGAACGGTAAGATCTTCTTCGAATTCGACGTATTCCAGAACAAGCGGTCAAATATTCTGTGGCGGAAGAGCGCATCAATTCCTCAGACTACGGGCGCTACGTTACCCGCTACCAACATCGGTAAAGTATCCAACACTGGTTATGAGTTTAATGTCGGCTACAATGGTCAGGCTGGTGATTTCAAATATAGTGTAAGCGTGAACGGTGGGTATGCCAAGAACACCATCACGTTCTGGGACGAAACACCCGGAGCACCTGAGTGGCAACGGTCAACCGGTAAGCCTATCCCAACGGATGTCAATGATCCAAACCAGCAAAATGGATCGCTGATGTATCAGTACGACGGTATTTTCTCGACGCAGGCTGATATCGACGCGAACAAAATCGATTACAGTGGCGTAGGAGCGAGCACGTTGCGTCCTGGCGATATGCGTCTGAAGGATATCGATGGAAACGGTAAAATTGATGCTAACGACCGGGTACGCGCTGATCGCAACAACCTGCCTCGCTTCCAGGGTGGTCTTAACGGAAACGTGCGCTGGAAAAACTTTGACCTGACGATTCTGTTCCAGGCGGCAACGGGTGGACAGATCTTCCTGCAAACGGAGTCGGGTACGATTGGTAACTTCCTCCAGTATAGCTACGACAACCGGTGGACGGTAGACAACCCGAGCACGGTTCATCCCCGTATCGTTGACCGCAGCAACCAGTACTTCTCGAACGGGACGACCTATTGGCTCAAGAGCACGGATTACATCCGTCTGAAAAACCTGGAGTTAGGCTATACGCTACCTTCCAAAGTAGGCAATCGGATTGGGCTAAGCAACCTGCGCGTTTACGTGAACGCACTGAACCTGGCAACGTTCGCACCAGCGATGAAAGGATTATTCGATCCCGAATCCGCTGGCGGTAATGCCCAGTACTATCCACAGTCGCGCATCATTAACACGGGGCTGGCTCTGAGCTTCTAA
- a CDS encoding DUF308 domain-containing protein, with the protein MVHPNQSPRWWLLLARGVLYLAIGVFLLVSANGYSEQLGHIVGALVVLAGISQLVFSLTNHAPESTNLWGILHGVADLGFGVAIYINSNEAIRGFVDMLGFWGMMYAFLQAVQAMYAAIAARGASGVHLSTMIVHFVNVLVAGGLCYVLLFSQASSNGSLGLAGLFPAVLGALIIVLTQQMKTQADNSQHSHRMS; encoded by the coding sequence ATGGTACATCCTAATCAATCACCACGCTGGTGGCTATTGCTGGCCAGGGGGGTACTTTACCTAGCGATTGGCGTATTCCTTCTTGTTTCTGCCAATGGCTATTCCGAACAGCTAGGCCACATAGTTGGCGCGCTGGTTGTTCTGGCGGGTATTTCCCAATTGGTTTTTTCGCTTACCAACCACGCTCCAGAGAGTACTAATTTGTGGGGCATTTTGCACGGCGTCGCTGATTTAGGATTTGGTGTCGCTATCTACATCAATTCCAATGAAGCGATAAGAGGCTTTGTTGATATGCTTGGTTTTTGGGGAATGATGTACGCTTTTTTGCAGGCAGTGCAAGCCATGTACGCAGCCATAGCAGCGCGGGGTGCATCGGGGGTACACCTGTCTACTATGATTGTTCACTTCGTTAATGTATTGGTAGCCGGTGGATTGTGTTACGTACTGCTGTTTTCACAAGCTAGTTCCAATGGTTCGCTCGGGCTTGCCGGTCTGTTCCCGGCTGTGCTTGGCGCGCTGATTATTGTACTGACGCAACAGATGAAAACACAGGCAGACAACAGTCAGCATAGTCACCGGATGAGCTAG